The sequence AATTCTCTAGTAGAAAATGCACTCGAGAAAAATACAAATTTACGTGTTGCTTATTTAAATTTAGAGAAAGCAAAGGCAAGCCTTGGCGTAGCTGAGGCAGATTTGCTTCCTGGTATAAATTTAAATGTAGGCTACGAAAAAGCAAAAAGTAGCGGTGAAACGTATACTAAACAACCACAAACTCGTTATAGAAAATCAGATATAAATTTAGGATTAAACTATGAGATTGATCTTTGGGGTAGAGTAAGAAATAATGTAGCTGCAGCTGAAGAAAGCCTAAATGCAACCAAATTTGACTACGATAGCGCGAGGCTAAGTATCAGCTCAAGTGTTGCAAAAAGCTACTTTGCGTTAGTTTCATTAAATATGCAAGAAGCTGTGCTAAGAGAGACTTTAAAAACTTATGAAGACACGCTAGCGCTTCGCAAAACACAGCTTGATCTTGGAAGCATAAATGAGATGACTTATTTGCAAAGCAAGGCAGCAGTAGAAAGCGCTAAGACCAATCTTACTTCTATATTAAATGCAAAGTCAAAAGCTATCACTTCACTAGCCATCTTGACTGGTAAAAGTAATAATGAAATTTTAAGTGGAGCTATTGCTAGCTCGCAAAATTTACCAGCTTCTCCCGAGATAAGTGCTGGCATTGGCTCTGAAATTTTGCTAAGAAGAAGCGACGTGGCAAAAGCACTGGCTGATTTAAAAGCTACAAATGCTCTTGTTGGTGTTGCAAGGGCTGAGTATTTTCCAAGCATTTCACTGACTGGACTTTTTGGCTTTTCAAGTATTGATTTTGAAAATATCTTTGTTGGAAATGCTAATACATGGAGTATAGGAGGCTCTTTAGCACAGAAAATTTTTGATTTTGGTAGGACAAAAAATAATGTCCGTGTTGCTGAAACAAATGAGCAAATCGCAGCTGTTAATTATGAAGCAGCGGTAAAATCGGCTCTTGGTGAAGTAAGAGATGCTCTTGTCTCAAGGCAAAATGCAAAAATTTCTTTGGAACAAGTGAAAAATTTGCTACAATCGCAGCAAAAAATTTATTCACTTGCCAAAGATCAGTATAACGCTGGCTACATTGGACATTTAGAGCTTCTTGATGCGGAGAGAAATTTGCTTCAAGCAAAATTACAAGACGTCTCAGCAAAGCTTGATGAGGTCGATAGTGCAGTCGAAGTTTATAGAGCTTTTGGCGGCGGTTTTAAGTTAGAAAAATAATTAAAAAGGAGAGCAATTGGGAACTAAGATATTAAATTTCTTGTTTTCTTGGGGTTTTTTTGTTTTTGCTATCGCTCTTGGCGTAGCATTATGGTTTGCGATAAATTACGTGGATACATTTAGGCTTGAGTCAAGCTTTTATGATATCGGCGAGATATTTATGATGGCAGCTGTTTTTTGTATTGCCTTTTATGTGATCGCAGCGATATTTGTTATTCCTATTAGAGCGATCAAAAAATCTTAATCTTTCATCTAAGGACAAAATCCTTAGATGAACTTCTTGACTTCATTATGTAAAATTCTTAGATTTTTGATTATTTATTTTAAAAATTTATTTATGAAATTTACCGCATTTATATTACTACTTCTAACAAGTATATTCTTAATAGCTTGCTCAGCTAATCAAGCAAACAAAAAGATAAGCAACTCTGAACTAGAAAACTTAGCTAAACAATATGGTGGAGTATATATATTTGATGAGAAATTTGAGAAAGAGATAGTGAGACAAGAACAAATAAGAGATAGTAAAAGAAAAGAAATTTTAGAGAGAATAAAGACAATACCTAATAAAAATGAAAGAAATCAAAAAATGAGAGAAATTTTAAAAACAGAGTTTTATGATAATCCAAAAATGGATCAAACCCTCTCAAATGGTAAAAAATACTACACTCGTTGGATAGATTATGAAAGAGATACTGGTAAAAAAGCAGAAGTACCTGAAAGCTATACGAATAAGATAAAAGAATTTATAGGAAATGATTTTTTAAAAGAAGAACCTAGAATTTACCCTAAATATATGTATTTTGATGGAAAAGAGATGAGAATTATAAAAATATATCTTTCATATACTTATATTGAAACCAAATATGGACTATTTGGTGATGAAGGTAGAGGTGTATCATTTACTAAAGAGTCTTTTGGTACAAAATCAGGAGATAATATTTTCTACTTAATAAACAACAAATTCATAAAAGCAAACAAGGACAAGTAAGTGCAAACTAAAAAATCAAATAAAGAGCTAATAAATTGCTTTAAAGACTATATTGATATAGCTGATGCAAGTTATGCAATGCTTCATAATGTATTTGAGAATGAAAGAAATGGACTTGATGAGCTTTATGATAAATTTGGTAAAGATAATGTTCCTGAAAATATTGTAAATTCTTATAGAGAAGATGAAAAGAAAAAGCCTATTTGGAGATATAAAGACAATATTAGAATAGGTGATATCTTGACTGAAGATGTTCGAGATAAAAATGATAATCTTATTAAAGAAGTCGGTAGCCCCACTGCTTATGCCCTTTGCATAGAAGCTAGATTTATGGCTGATAAAATAGTAAAAAAACCAATAGAAGAAGGAGATGAAAAAGAAGAAATTGTTGAGTTGTCAAATAATGTTAAGAATTTTATAAAAACATCTAAAACCAAGCCACCAAGAATTTTTTATACCCCCGAATCCCTCTCCCCTCGCACAAAACTTTTTGTTAATCGCTATGAGCTAGTAAAGCACATACCTAATCAAAAATCAGGTTTTAGCTCAACTATATTTTATGACACGCTTAAGTCAAACTATATCATAGGCTTTAGAGGAACAGAGATGAAAATGAATGATCTCTTAGATGATACCTTTATGGCTATCACATCAAGAGCGCTTATGCAAATATCTGCTTTAAAATCACTTCAATCCTCTATGCAAGAAGCTATAAATTCTCATAGTCAAAACTTAAGTGGTTTAGATAATGAAGGTGGTAATTCTTTAAATTTAGATAACACCGCCAAAGACATCATTCTATCAGGTCACTCATTAGGAGGTCATCTAGCTCAAATATATGCAGTAACCTTTAAAGATAGCGGAGTAAAAGAACTTTATACTTATAACGCTCCAGGAATTTATGGTGGTATATTAGCTTCAGCTTTTACTTGGAGCTTAAGGCTTCTTAGCTTTGTAGCTAAAGCCATAGCAAAAGGTGCAAGATGGATAGCAAGAGTCATAGACAAAGATGGCTTTATAGGAAAGATGGTAGGTTCGGTCTTTAACAAGATAAAAGGTATGTTTGGCTTTAAGGATGATAAGAGTAGCGTAGATGAATACGTAGATGTAGTTAAAAATAATGAACAAGCTCAAAAGACTCTTGCAGATAAAAAAGTAAGTTCTAATATAAATAAGGCGAGCAAAGAAAAAGATATAGACATAGAGATACATCACGTAGAGAGCGTTAAACAAAGTATCAATAGAGATGAAGATAGCTTTTCAAAAGATGTAGCTGTTTTAATAGAACCTACCTTTTCAGTCATATCTGATCTAGGCTATAAACTAGGCATAGATACAACTGGCGAAGTAAAGTATGAAAATACTGAGAATAGGCACTTGGTGAATATATTAATTAGATCTCACTTTTTAAAAGAGAGCGTTTTAGTTTTATATATGTTGTGCTATCTTTTAGAAAATAAAGAAAATGAAGTCAAGATAGAAGGCAAAGATATAGCTGAAGCACTTGATTATCTAAATGAATATATCCAGTCACTTAAATTTAAACTAAAATGCATAAGATCGAAGTTAAATTTAGATGTAAATATAGATGATATAAGCGATGCTTCTATGCTAGATACACCTTTATATATTTTTTATGCTTATTTAAATCTCTTTTACGAATATGGCAAATTTAGTGATGAAAATTTTAAGCAAGATATGGTTGGGTATATAATAGAAAATTTAGGCAGCAATATAGATAAAAATAGCAACAAAGAGGCACATCTAGTAAAGATACTAGATATAGATGATCTAGATAAACTAGATGCGACAAAGATAGTAAGTGATGCTAGAGCTGGCGATATAGATATGCTAGTGGCAATTTGTGCTTTGAATTTATTTGTATTTGAAAAAAAGATAGATGTAAATGAAATTGGCAAATACTTCTCTTATAGCAAAAACATCTATAAAAATATAACGATACTACGAGATAATAGAGTGGATATAGCAGAGGCTAGCATCTTTGTAAAAGATAGAATAGATATGCTAAAGAGCATAATAAATCTAAAATACGCGGATCTAGTAAAGCTAAAAGAAAATGAAAATTTTTTAGCTAGCATAGACTCTAAGGACATAAGCTCTAGCAATGAAGCCATAGTAATAGCTAATAATAAATCTGCTCAAAATAACGATGATGTAGCTTACAACAATAAAGTAGCAACCGATGATATAAAAGCTCTTATGAATGAGAGTGTAGGAAGTATCTTTTATAAAAACAACGATACCCTTAGTGTAAGTGCAGTGGATAAAAGTATAGTCGATGTTGAGGTATTAAAGGAGATATTTAAGCTAGATAGCAAAAATATGAATCAAAGAATATATCTAAACTCTGCTCTTTTATCTAAAGCCAATGAAGAGGAGGATTATCCACTTTATTTTAAAGACGAAAAATATAACAGTGATGAGAATATACCTCTAAATTTTACTCATCAGCCAAGAGATGAAGATAAAGATATAGGAAGGCTAAATGTTGCTTATAGAAATTCTCAAGCAAATATATTAAATTATTCACTATTAAATAAGAGTCTAAATATCGATCTAAAACCAATGAGCAAAAAGACTAAAGAGGCTCTTTCAAATTTAAATCAAAGGCAAAATTTACAAAAAGATAATCAATCTAAAGAAATTTCATCCACTGCAACTTCATGCCCTGTCATAGAAGACGACACTATCATTTGCCCACATGGTGGTCATGTGATCTTAAAAAGTAGGGCAGGCAGGAGCATAAGATCAGACGATCAAGGCGTGATACTCGATGTTGATTTTATAAACTCGCCGATAGTAGGCTGCTCGGCTAGGATTCCATGCGTCATAGTAGCTTATGTACCAAGATCAGCACTTAGTCTAAAAAGCATGAATGATCACTACGCTGTAATGCAAGATCTAGTGCCAAACTGCCTAAGCAACACCGGCTCTTTGCTAAGGTGCATAAAAAAAGAGAATAAACTAAAACTAGAGCATAGTTTAAGTAATCCTGGTATGCAAGATAGTAGCGAAGTAATAAAAGATATAAATTTAAATAATGCCTACATAAGGCTTCATATAAAATCAGCTCTTAATCAAACAGATAATCTTGCCGTTTGCATATATAAGTTAAATGATGTGGAATATAAAAACCAAGAGGGGTTTAAAGAAATGGAGCTAAATTTAGACGAAGGCTCTGATATAAAAGATAAGAAGCTAAAAGAGTATCTAAAGGCCCGATTTAGAGATGATAAATTTAGTATCTCATCATTTAACTTTAAATACTCGCTTATGAATAAAAATTTTATTTTTATTACCCCTAAATATACTGAGCCTATCTATAAAGATATGACGCTTCCTAAGAGCGGAATAGGATTTTTTCAATTTGTAGATGATATGAGTGACGATAACAATCTTATCTATATTACGCCAAGTAAGGCAAAAACAGTATGTATAAAATTTGCTTGTGGGTTAGATAGTGAATATAGCGATAATATAAATATAATTAAAACAGTAGTGGTGGCATAACGATGAATGATATAAATATAACCTACTCTTGCGAAGAGAGTTTAAAAAAGATAAAAGAGTACATGGCTGATGCAAAGAGCGTGACGCTTTATACGTCTAGTTTAAATTCTCTTGAGTCAAACTACTTTGGCAGTATGGCAGCCTTAATAAGAAATGAACTATCAACATTTCTAAATCCTCGTTCTTGGAAAGCAATTTTTTCTAAAGAAGATAGGACAATATCTATCGTTACTGATTTTTATATAGATAAAGAGAGTTTTAAAGATAACAATCTAGATAAATCAAGGGAATTTAAATATAGAGGAATTCCAGTAAAAGTAGTTCATAAAAAGAGTGCAGTTGATAAGTTCTTTGTAAATTTAAAGGAGAAGATCGATCCCATAAAAATTAAAACAGAAAAAATAAAGTATGGTCCAGGAAGAGAATATCAAGCTAGACCAGTAGAAAATTTTGCTGAAATGTTTGAATTTATAATATCTTATTACAACAAAAGCAAAGATGTTTTAAGAGAGTGTTTAAGTACTTTAAAAGACGATCTAATAAATGATGCAAAGCCTTTAATGTCTAATGAGGAGTTAAACGAAACTAAATTTGAAAGAAGCGTCAAAGAGTGTTTTGATGAGCTAGATAAAAATTTAAAAAATCTAAATGAGGATGATGGAGAATTTATTATAAAGCAGTTCATACTTTCTATATTAAGCCTTGTTGATTTGTCAGGTACAAAAGCAGTAGGAAAAAAATTAATAGGATGGGGTACTGTTGCTTGGGAACTTATTAATTTTTCCACTGAAGCATATAAGTATTATGACAATAAAGCATTTTATGGAGTATCTTTGCCTATACTAAGATTTTTTACATCTAGGTTTGCTTCTATTATAAATACCTTAAATATAAACTCAAATTGCAATGTATTGGTGTTCAAAAGTGATAAGAATTCTAAGGCTGGATTTTTTATAGACTTTACACATTTAAATTTAGACTATGTACCTTTTCAGATTAATTCAGTCGCAAAGGAGATAAACTGCAATGCAGATGAAGGATATAGCGTATATGGATATTTAGATGATGTATCAGTGTTTGAATATACTAAAGATGTTTGCTCTTACGATATCATAAATAAAAACTTAGGATTTGGCTCAAGTGATGATACGCTCTTTAATAGACTAAAAGAAGAGATAAAAAGTACAAATGCAAATTTAAATTTTATCTGTGCTTCAAATTTTAACTCTATAAAGTTAGCTAATCTAATAGCAGATAAATCCGATAAAAATAATACCTCAGTAAATGATGAGATGAATAGTAAAGACTTCTCAAATTTAAATAAAAACTATATCGTTCTTTCAAACTCCCCTTTTAGATCAAGTGCAGGATTAAGAGAGGAAGTTATTAGTAAAAGTCTTGATCAAACTATAAAAGATGATATAAATAGATCAAAAAGTAGCAACCTGGTAAAACAAAAATTTAGTGACATAAAGACTCTAAATCCAGTAAAAGACTATAGCAAATATAGTATAGATATAGATCAAAATAATGACAAATCAACTCTTTTGCTAAATTTATCTCCATTTGCAAGGATAGAAAAAAGCTATATAGATAACATTATAGAGAAAAAAGAAGCTAGTGATCGTAGAGCCAATCAAAGTTCTATTGGACTTTCACCAAATAAATCAAATAATGATGAGCTTTATAATGTGAATTTTTTACATATAAATGCTTATGCTAAGCAGCCAAACGATATGGAGAAGATAAAAGAAAATGAAAAAGCTTATATGGATAAGGTCACTCTAACTTTTAAAGATATTTTTGAAAAGATAAATAAAAATGTTTCTGAAAGAAGTTTTGACCCAAACTATCCTAGTGTAGATGATATGGTTAATATGAAAAAATACGAAGATGAAATGAATATAGAAGATGCTAAAGAACTTACAAGCGAAATAATCGATCGTATGCCAAAAGACCACTACTCTTTAACAGAAGTGCTCTCTATTGCCGTGGCTTACTTTATAATAACTAAAAGCTACCCAGGGGACCTGGTAAAGAAATCTGTTAGTAATGATGGGGAATATATAGAGATAGCAGAAAGAAAGATAAAGGTTATCCATAAAAACGCAACAATAAGACTTGGCGAAAAAGAGCAAGCTTTGTTTTTTTACAAAGATAGTATAAATGCAAATGTTGGTGAATATATTTGCATTGAAGAGTTAAGAGACTATATGGAATACTCAAAAAAAGGTAACGTAGCAAGTGTGGAAGAACTCTTAAAAGCAAATAATGAGAATAAACATGAGGTCATAGACACTTCTATCTTGGGGTTAAAGGAGCAAAAGCAGATAGAAGAGCTACTTGATAAACAAGCAAAAGAGATAGAGGATTGTTGGAAAAAGGACGATGCTATCTTGAAAAAGAC comes from Campylobacter concisus and encodes:
- a CDS encoding efflux transporter outer membrane subunit, which codes for MKNKAFILIAVAFLTGCSFRPDMPNVDTNFTSTYTFETSDIRDLWWREFNDENLNSLVENALEKNTNLRVAYLNLEKAKASLGVAEADLLPGINLNVGYEKAKSSGETYTKQPQTRYRKSDINLGLNYEIDLWGRVRNNVAAAEESLNATKFDYDSARLSISSSVAKSYFALVSLNMQEAVLRETLKTYEDTLALRKTQLDLGSINEMTYLQSKAAVESAKTNLTSILNAKSKAITSLAILTGKSNNEILSGAIASSQNLPASPEISAGIGSEILLRRSDVAKALADLKATNALVGVARAEYFPSISLTGLFGFSSIDFENIFVGNANTWSIGGSLAQKIFDFGRTKNNVRVAETNEQIAAVNYEAAVKSALGEVRDALVSRQNAKISLEQVKNLLQSQQKIYSLAKDQYNAGYIGHLELLDAERNLLQAKLQDVSAKLDEVDSAVEVYRAFGGGFKLEK
- a CDS encoding tRNA 2-selenouridine synthase — protein: MKFTAFILLLLTSIFLIACSANQANKKISNSELENLAKQYGGVYIFDEKFEKEIVRQEQIRDSKRKEILERIKTIPNKNERNQKMREILKTEFYDNPKMDQTLSNGKKYYTRWIDYERDTGKKAEVPESYTNKIKEFIGNDFLKEEPRIYPKYMYFDGKEMRIIKIYLSYTYIETKYGLFGDEGRGVSFTKESFGTKSGDNIFYLINNKFIKANKDK
- a CDS encoding Mbeg1-like protein — its product is MQTKKSNKELINCFKDYIDIADASYAMLHNVFENERNGLDELYDKFGKDNVPENIVNSYREDEKKKPIWRYKDNIRIGDILTEDVRDKNDNLIKEVGSPTAYALCIEARFMADKIVKKPIEEGDEKEEIVELSNNVKNFIKTSKTKPPRIFYTPESLSPRTKLFVNRYELVKHIPNQKSGFSSTIFYDTLKSNYIIGFRGTEMKMNDLLDDTFMAITSRALMQISALKSLQSSMQEAINSHSQNLSGLDNEGGNSLNLDNTAKDIILSGHSLGGHLAQIYAVTFKDSGVKELYTYNAPGIYGGILASAFTWSLRLLSFVAKAIAKGARWIARVIDKDGFIGKMVGSVFNKIKGMFGFKDDKSSVDEYVDVVKNNEQAQKTLADKKVSSNINKASKEKDIDIEIHHVESVKQSINRDEDSFSKDVAVLIEPTFSVISDLGYKLGIDTTGEVKYENTENRHLVNILIRSHFLKESVLVLYMLCYLLENKENEVKIEGKDIAEALDYLNEYIQSLKFKLKCIRSKLNLDVNIDDISDASMLDTPLYIFYAYLNLFYEYGKFSDENFKQDMVGYIIENLGSNIDKNSNKEAHLVKILDIDDLDKLDATKIVSDARAGDIDMLVAICALNLFVFEKKIDVNEIGKYFSYSKNIYKNITILRDNRVDIAEASIFVKDRIDMLKSIINLKYADLVKLKENENFLASIDSKDISSSNEAIVIANNKSAQNNDDVAYNNKVATDDIKALMNESVGSIFYKNNDTLSVSAVDKSIVDVEVLKEIFKLDSKNMNQRIYLNSALLSKANEEEDYPLYFKDEKYNSDENIPLNFTHQPRDEDKDIGRLNVAYRNSQANILNYSLLNKSLNIDLKPMSKKTKEALSNLNQRQNLQKDNQSKEISSTATSCPVIEDDTIICPHGGHVILKSRAGRSIRSDDQGVILDVDFINSPIVGCSARIPCVIVAYVPRSALSLKSMNDHYAVMQDLVPNCLSNTGSLLRCIKKENKLKLEHSLSNPGMQDSSEVIKDINLNNAYIRLHIKSALNQTDNLAVCIYKLNDVEYKNQEGFKEMELNLDEGSDIKDKKLKEYLKARFRDDKFSISSFNFKYSLMNKNFIFITPKYTEPIYKDMTLPKSGIGFFQFVDDMSDDNNLIYITPSKAKTVCIKFACGLDSEYSDNINIIKTVVVA